A genomic region of Dermacentor andersoni chromosome 9, qqDerAnde1_hic_scaffold, whole genome shotgun sequence contains the following coding sequences:
- the PPP4R2r gene encoding uncharacterized protein PPP4R2r isoform X1 gives MNSNKEALLDELTDFVSQKPAEIPSVLDEYLCHIAKTGDTLFPWHKLKPLLCRKLELVMNEFHKVSPTDDLPALPNVEVFKYEEMKEKVLEAVNCFNSAPFTIQRLCELVVDPRKHYKRTDKFMRGLEKNVLVVSTIEPKSLAALQQANAAAMPMVNGIPGVEDGGINGHFADTTEDSLNRMDGENGHCEDEGICADDPGTNVEVPSSVADDASLGEAPQPVTEEVVEEQEVEPSGSTEQTNAESSEGDKEEDVEPSAPVEQAEAEKGAEPQPTEEIAVEAPIESIESEPSTSDEEPVTHTKEPVKEAPSGESPCDKNATEEVAEASSESGAEDVSGTREEPASDALAKEPSVSAEDHSEADALPVDASEPKPAETLAVVKEGSSEVDCCDSSISEMPESEEELKEPPLKKFHPEPETHTEEQGTEEQEQPSSTSVSLDDSVEEEAMESSKADSSPTEDGQAEAMDTTAESSAQKDSPIEEEEEKVASPDESAMEQD, from the exons ATGAACAGCAACAAAGAGGCTCTTTTAGACGAGCTCACTG ATTTCGTGAGCCAAAAGCCCGCTGAAATTCCTTCGGTCCTCGACGAGTACCTGTGCCACATCGCGAAGACTGGCGACACTCT GTTCCCATGGCACAAGTTGAAGCCGCTGTTATGTCGAAAGCTGGAACTTGTCATGAACGAATTCCACAAGGTTTCGCCAACAGACGACTTACCGGCCTTACCCAACGTGGAGGTGTTCAAGTAcgaggaaatgaaagaaaaggtcCTGGAGGCCGTCAACTGCTTCAACAG CGCACCATTCACCATCCAGCGGTTGTGTGAGCTTGTGGTCGATCCTAGGAAGCACTACAAGCGCACAGACAAGTTTATGCGTGGCCTTGAGAAGAATGTCCTGGTTGTGAGCACAATTGAACCAAAGTCTCTTGC TGCACTACAGCAAGCTAATGCTGCTGCAATGCCCATGGTCAACGGCATTCCTGGAGTGGAAGATGGTGGAATCAATGGCCATTTCGCTGACACCACAGAGGACTCGCTTAATCGCATGGATGGTGAAAATGGCCACTGTGAAGATGAGGGCATCTGTGCCGATGACCCAGGTACCAACGTTGAGGTTCCATCTTCTGTTGCTGACGACGCAAGCTTGG GTGAAGCACCGCAACCAGTTACAGAAGAAGTTGTTGAAGAGCAAGAAGTAGAGCCGTCAGGCTCCACCGAGCAGACCAATGCAGAGTCGTCAGAAGGTGATAAAGAAGAAGATGTTGAACCTTCAGCCCCAGTGGAACAAGCCGAAGCTGAGAAAGGAGCAGAGCCACAACCTACAGAAGAAATCGCTGTGGAGGCACCAATAGAAAGCATAGAGTCTGAACCATCCACCAGCGACGAGGAGCCTGTTACGCACACCAAAGAGCCTGTGAAGGAAGCACCATCAGGAGAAAGCCCGTGTGATAAAAATGCAACCGAAGAGGTTGCTGAAGCATCCAGTGAAAGTGGTGCTGAAGATGTGTCTGGCACTCGGGAAGAGCCAGCATCTGATGCTCTAGCGAAAg AGCCATCCGTCTCAGCGGAGGACCACTCGGAAGCCGATGCCCTGCCAGTTGATGCTTCTGAGCCAAAACCGGCGGAAACTTTGGCTGTGGTTAAGGAAGGCTCGTCGGAAGTGGACTGCTGCGACTCCAGCATTTCTGAAATGCCAGAAAGCGAGGAAGAACTGAAGGAGCCCCCACTGAAGAAGTTTCATCCTGAACCTGAAACGCACACAGAAGAACAGGGCACAGAGGAGCAGGAACAGCCGTCTTCGACATCGGTGTCACTGGACGATAGCGTTGAAGAGGAAGCTATG GAGAGTTCAAAGGCAGACTCGTCACCTACAGAAGATGGTCAGGCAGAGGCAATGGACACGACTGCAGAGAGCTCTGCCCAGAAGGACTCGCcaattgaggaggaggaggagaaggtggCGAGTCCCGACGAGTCTGCTATGGAACAGGACTGA
- the PPP4R2r gene encoding uncharacterized protein PPP4R2r isoform X2, which yields MNSNKEALLDELTDFVSQKPAEIPSVLDEYLCHIAKTGDTLFPWHKLKPLLCRKLELVMNEFHKVSPTDDLPALPNVEVFKYEEMKEKVLEAVNCFNSAPFTIQRLCELVVDPRKHYKRTDKFMRGLEKNVLVVSTIEPKSLAALQQANAAAMPMVNGIPGVEDGGINGHFADTTEDSLNRMDGENGHCEDEGICADDPGEAPQPVTEEVVEEQEVEPSGSTEQTNAESSEGDKEEDVEPSAPVEQAEAEKGAEPQPTEEIAVEAPIESIESEPSTSDEEPVTHTKEPVKEAPSGESPCDKNATEEVAEASSESGAEDVSGTREEPASDALAKEPSVSAEDHSEADALPVDASEPKPAETLAVVKEGSSEVDCCDSSISEMPESEEELKEPPLKKFHPEPETHTEEQGTEEQEQPSSTSVSLDDSVEEEAMESSKADSSPTEDGQAEAMDTTAESSAQKDSPIEEEEEKVASPDESAMEQD from the exons ATGAACAGCAACAAAGAGGCTCTTTTAGACGAGCTCACTG ATTTCGTGAGCCAAAAGCCCGCTGAAATTCCTTCGGTCCTCGACGAGTACCTGTGCCACATCGCGAAGACTGGCGACACTCT GTTCCCATGGCACAAGTTGAAGCCGCTGTTATGTCGAAAGCTGGAACTTGTCATGAACGAATTCCACAAGGTTTCGCCAACAGACGACTTACCGGCCTTACCCAACGTGGAGGTGTTCAAGTAcgaggaaatgaaagaaaaggtcCTGGAGGCCGTCAACTGCTTCAACAG CGCACCATTCACCATCCAGCGGTTGTGTGAGCTTGTGGTCGATCCTAGGAAGCACTACAAGCGCACAGACAAGTTTATGCGTGGCCTTGAGAAGAATGTCCTGGTTGTGAGCACAATTGAACCAAAGTCTCTTGC TGCACTACAGCAAGCTAATGCTGCTGCAATGCCCATGGTCAACGGCATTCCTGGAGTGGAAGATGGTGGAATCAATGGCCATTTCGCTGACACCACAGAGGACTCGCTTAATCGCATGGATGGTGAAAATGGCCACTGTGAAGATGAGGGCATCTGTGCCGATGACCCAG GTGAAGCACCGCAACCAGTTACAGAAGAAGTTGTTGAAGAGCAAGAAGTAGAGCCGTCAGGCTCCACCGAGCAGACCAATGCAGAGTCGTCAGAAGGTGATAAAGAAGAAGATGTTGAACCTTCAGCCCCAGTGGAACAAGCCGAAGCTGAGAAAGGAGCAGAGCCACAACCTACAGAAGAAATCGCTGTGGAGGCACCAATAGAAAGCATAGAGTCTGAACCATCCACCAGCGACGAGGAGCCTGTTACGCACACCAAAGAGCCTGTGAAGGAAGCACCATCAGGAGAAAGCCCGTGTGATAAAAATGCAACCGAAGAGGTTGCTGAAGCATCCAGTGAAAGTGGTGCTGAAGATGTGTCTGGCACTCGGGAAGAGCCAGCATCTGATGCTCTAGCGAAAg AGCCATCCGTCTCAGCGGAGGACCACTCGGAAGCCGATGCCCTGCCAGTTGATGCTTCTGAGCCAAAACCGGCGGAAACTTTGGCTGTGGTTAAGGAAGGCTCGTCGGAAGTGGACTGCTGCGACTCCAGCATTTCTGAAATGCCAGAAAGCGAGGAAGAACTGAAGGAGCCCCCACTGAAGAAGTTTCATCCTGAACCTGAAACGCACACAGAAGAACAGGGCACAGAGGAGCAGGAACAGCCGTCTTCGACATCGGTGTCACTGGACGATAGCGTTGAAGAGGAAGCTATG GAGAGTTCAAAGGCAGACTCGTCACCTACAGAAGATGGTCAGGCAGAGGCAATGGACACGACTGCAGAGAGCTCTGCCCAGAAGGACTCGCcaattgaggaggaggaggagaaggtggCGAGTCCCGACGAGTCTGCTATGGAACAGGACTGA